The Meriones unguiculatus strain TT.TT164.6M chromosome 16, Bangor_MerUng_6.1, whole genome shotgun sequence genomic sequence CTTGACCTCTCCAGAGGAGATCCCTAAGTGCAGGGTGCAGGCTCTTCCTATGCCAATCTCCACCCCCCTGCACACGCATTGTGTCCTGACCTGGAGTACCAGGCTTCTTACTACTGAAGTCTTTAGGTTGGGACCcgcccttccccccccccccagatgcTATCCGTCAAGGAGACCCTCggcccctccctctgcctcctgcccctTCTCTGGCTCTTGAGGGTGTGGTGGGCTCTAGCAGTGTGTTCCGGTTCTCCGCCTTGGAGCTGCTGGGTGTCAGCCCTGGCAGGCAGTGGGCACAGGGCTTCCTAGGGCAGCAGCTGGCAGAGGGAGGGCAGGGGTGAGGGACCCTTGAGGTAGGTCTGACCTGGCGGGGCCTCGTGGGTGCTCTCCCGCCACTGTGCTGGGGAGGGGCCTTGTCTGGTCCAGGGTGGTCGAAACAGctgtgtaacagccctgtctCCCTGCCTCACAGCCAGTCCCTCAGCTGCCCCCCGAGAGAAGGAAGATGAGTGAGTCGGGCTCCAAGTCCAGCCAGGCCCTGGCCTCCAAGCAGGAAAAGGACGGGGCTGAGAAGCGAGGCCGGGGCAGGCCGCGCAAGCAGCCTCCGGTGAGCCCTGGGACGGCGCTGGTCGGGAGCCAGGTGGgtgttgcttctgtttcctttcttgggGCGGGGAGGGGTACGGAACTGTCTCCttctgtctgtgcatgtgtgctccCCATCCCCGTGTATGTTCGCTGCCCAAGGGCACAGTGGGGCAAGCCACCATGTCTTAACACTcacccagggaagcagaggcaggtgtggggtccaggcaggaggatcaggaaggcTGGACCCTGCCGTAAAGGTGTCTAACATTTTTGCCCTGGCCAGAATGAAATCAAAGGCTAGGTGCCTTTTCACAGTTGTGAACGTGTAGTGATACTCTGTCACGTTGCTGTCAGGGTTTTTACGTCCTTACTACCCATTTCTGTACTTCCTCATGTCAAGTGAGAGAGCGTTCTTGGACTTCCATGTGGCcctttttgtttacttatttatgctGGCCTTGGCCCTGTAAGTGGGCACTGAAGCCCTGTGCGAGGTCCCTGCAAGGGAGGCCAGCAGGATGTTGGCTGtgccacctgcctgcctctgctggagcTCTCAGCGCTCCACAAAGTTGTGTGGGGCGGGGAACTGTTGGTGGccctggggaggaggcagagTATGTCCCGCCAGGTCGTCTTAGCTGAGAACGCCTGCTGGGCGATGGGGTTTCGCTGCCGACTCCAGACGGGGGTCGTTGGACTGTGGCTGCCTCGGGGggtctgtggcccaggctggcttccgGTGCACTGCGCTGCCGGGTTCAGTGCTGGGGTTGGTGAGCGGGAGCCCTCCGGCAAGCACAAGCTTGGGGTCTGGATGCGCAGAGGGGTTTCCTGTGTGAGGCGTGAGGGGCAGGAGCAGTTGTGGGCGTTGGCCTCTCCACCTTGTACAGGTGAGACAGGCTACAGTGTTGGGCATTTTGCAGGCCATCAGTGACACAGTAGAGAGTTGATGGGGCCACCTGACAGTGCTCTCCTTGCTCTAGAGACACCTTTCCTAGAGGTCCCTGCTTGTTTATCTTTGGCTGTGGGGCCCACGGGCTTGCCTGCTGCGTCTCCTGTGGACTCGGGTGGGGTGACCTCCGAGGGGCTGACACAGCTTGGTTGTTACTGTTTCCCTGACTCCGTCCTTGCAGAAGGAGCCCAGTGAAGTGCCAACACCGAAGAGACCTCGGGGCCGACCAAAGGGAAGCAAAAATAAGGGAGCCGCCAAGACACGGGTAAGGCTCTTTCTGCGTAATGTCCTGGGATTAGGCCAAGAGTGTTCATGGGTCTTTGCTACTGTGGAAATTGGGGTGCCCAGGACAGTGGGGAATAGATGGAGACTGAGGCCTGTGCCAGCTCAGGCCTGAGAGTGTCACCTTCATTCATTCTGAGGACACGGAGCATGCAGGGAGGGCCAGACTCACATTGGCATCAGCCTTTCAAAActgttgtcttgttttttattttctaacacACGACTCATATCCTTTTGAGTCACTTGtggaggagggagtgggagggtgtGTATcttgggtgggggctgggggctggccAGTCATCAGCAGCTGGACTTGGGTGGGCCTGCTAGTGGGGTCCTGGGCGGCCCGAGCCAGCCCCTCGCCCGGTCACACAGGGCTTTGGTGTCTTGTACTGTTGACCACTCCGCACTTAACAGCTTGTTTTTTCCCCAACCCTCTAGAAAGTTACCACAGCTCCAGGGAGGAAACCCAGGGGCAGGCCCAAGAAGTTGGTAGGTTGctcttctgtttgtgtgtgtggggggcaatGCCCGGGAGTGCGGCCAGGGATGCTGAGTATACGAGTGGACGTGAAGGTCAGGGTTAGCTTCTGCTTCAGAAATCCCTTGTCTCCAGAGAGGAATTCCTAATCTCAGGTACCCTTTGTGGGAGGGGTGCCATGGGACCGCATTGGGCCCCCAGAAAGTATCCTGCAGAAGTGCAGGTGTAGACCGGGAAGCCCCATAAGTGGGGCTCTGTAAGGAGACGTCAGCCCTAAGGGTGCTGTGCTCCTTCCTGAGTCCCTTTTCCAAGCTGTCTTTAAGATTCCTTGATCTGAACCACCCCGTACTGGAGGGGAAGGGGGCCCTCTGGCCGGGCCCCAGGATGAGTAACAGGAAACTAGTTGTTTTGGAGTTTGCCTGGCACTGTGGGGGCCATGGGGCCCTGCGGTGTCCCAACATTCCCGCCCAGTGAGTGAGCCCCCGGGGCACACGCTTCCTTCCCACCCTTGGCTGCCATGgcgctccccccccccacctctggTTAGCAGCACCACACCTGTTTCATGTCACCTTAGAGTTCCCCTCCAGTTTTTGTCTCTTGCTCTTCTGCCTCTTCCCTGGAGAGCCTGCTGCTTCCTTAGCCCTCAGTGTAGGCCTGGGCCAGGCGCCTGGTCTGGCCTGTgagagcaagtgtgtgtgtgtgggggggtttttttcctccctttaaaTCCTTCATTTTTATGAATGAAAGCAGCGTGGAGGTTGCTGAGTCACCCACACACTCAGCCCTGACTCATCCCCCTTCTGCAGAGGagagcctggggggggggggtgtcgcgGAGGAGGGCCAGGCCCAGAGTCTCCTTTGCTTCCcacaggagaaggaggaagaagagggcgTCTCCCAGGAGTCCTCGGAGGAGGAGCAGTAACCACCGCAGCGCCGTGCAGCCTGCTCCTCAGGCTGAGGAGCAGCTtttcccctgggactggaggccctgctcccaggcccctccccgcCCCAATGCACACTACCGCACTAGCTGCAGGCTCTGCAGCACCCACGGGAGCAGGCTTCGGCGTGCCCTCCTCCCCGCCACACCTGCCCTCTCCCGACAAGGCTAACCTCCCTCTTAGCCGCAGCCCATCCTGCTGCACAGCTCCCCTAGAGACCTGCTCTCCGGGCTCTTTGTTTCTCCAGTCCCTTCGCTCTGCTGGTCCTGGCTTCCTTGTAGGGGTCCTGGGCGCCTTCCCTGGCCTTAAGGGGCCCCAGCCCCCGCTCTGCTCCTGACAAGCCCCGTTGGCTGAGCTGGCAGCAGCAGGTGTGCTCAGGCAGGGGCTGCTCACGTCCCAGCATGCCCTCACCAAGCTCTGACCGGGTGGGTTTTTTCAGTCTCCTCCCCACCCTACCCAGGCCCCGGAGGTTGGCAAAGCCCCTTGGGCTACTGGAAGCAGGACAGGTGTGGGCCCACCACCTTGTTCTCACTGGGACAGTGACAGATGGAAGTTAACACCCCTCTCCAAGGTGAGGTCCTCTTTGGCTTGCACCTAAGGCAGAAGGGGGACTTACTCCCCCCCCTTCCACTCTAGGCTGCCCCCTTCCTGCAGCGGGCACTACGGAGCTAGCCTTGCTCCCTCCCTTTGCTCCTCCCCGGCCCCCAAGGTTCTGGTTCCCTTTTTTCCTCTGTTCACAAACTACCTCTGGAcagttgtgttgtttttttgttcaaTGTTCATTCGTAGACACCCACCATTGCTGCTGCTACCAGCGCCAACATTTATCCTcccgtttgtttttttttttttgcctgcactCCTCCCCAAGACACTCTAGGGGAAGGGGGCTGGGGCGCAGCAGGCCGGTCACCTACTCCACACCAGGGAAGATGGGGGCCTGCCCCATGGATGCTGCAGCAGAGTGAGGAGGGGGCCCACTTTGATGGGAAAGGGTGTAGGGCCACCGACTCCCCTTGttctgtgggggaggggtggccaGTGTTTGTCCCAGCCTGGGGCCTCCCTCCGGTTTCCTATTTGCAGTTACTTGAATAAAAAAATAGCCTTTTCTGGACTGAGTTTCTGATGTGAGACCAGGAGGTAAGGCGTAAAGGAATCAAGGAATGAAGCCACGGAGCCAGGACTCAAAGATGGAGTCCACCCCAAGGAGGGTAGCTTGAAGTCACAAAAGTTTATTTACAAAGTATATACACGTGATACTACACAGCTGGGCCTGCCATACAGGACTGGCTCCAGGGACCTCTTAGGGAAGCAGAGCCACCCAAACCATGGAGAAAAAAGATCCGTGAGGGCCTGGCAGGCTTGGCTCGGACCAGCCGTGTACCGGCGGGTGGGTGGCGGGAGGGAGGGTCGTGGACACTCAGGTCTTGATGTCCAGCAGGGGCATCCTCTTGTGCTGGTAGCTGTTCTGCCAGCCGTGTACCACCTGTGGGGCAGGGCCGTAAGAGCGAGGGCTACGGCGGGCTATGGCCGTCCTGTGTTAAAGGAGCCTGGCTGGTGAAGGGGAGTGGGGGGGGCTTGCTCACTGACCTTGGGGTCTCCCACATCAGACAGCAGCTCCTGCTCAGCCTCATGGAGCTCTTCTGCAGGGTCATAGCTGTACATGGGGAGCAGGTGATGGCGAAGCCGGTCCACCCTAGGGAATGTGACAGCAGGCTCAGCCCAGGCCCTTGAACCCGGTGGCTAGTCCCCACCCTCAAGCCAATGATACCATCTCGGACCATAAAGGGACCTCTCCAGCGACTAGCCAAAAGCCTGGAAAAGCATTCAGCTAGGGCAGAAGGCATAGTGCAAGGAAGCAAGGACACTCACCGCTTTTTCTTCTGCACATACATTACCTGTAACAGAGACACGGGGCTGGGGAGGTCAGCCTGGCCCATCATGAGGGCCCACTTCCACACCCTTAAATAGCTGAGATGCTGTGGGCACCAGGCCAGGCCCACCCAGCAGCTGTTTCAGCCGCATCTGATGTGGGGGGCTCCTTACCACAGCCACCACCACCCCGACCAGGGTGATGAGGAAGAAGGGCCCCAACACATAGCCCACCATCGAGTCGCTGTTGGCCTGGGGGGCATTGGGCACTGTCGTGTTGCTCATGGCATCAGCTGCCAGATGGCTGAGTGGTCTGCATGGGCCGTGGTGGCTTCGGGAGGGCGCCTCCCCTGGGCTccctggggaggaggaagggaggttaTCAGTTGCACCTATGGTGATCTGCAGGTCTGTGTCCCTCCCCGAGACTGGAAATCCAGGAAAACTTTAAGGTCAAACACTGGGATGATCAGCCAGGCGGCTGTGGCTCTGAGCACCAAGATCCCGGACTGGCCTGCCTGCTTCCTGCCCAGCGCTTAGGACAGGAAGGTGTGGCCCAGCGCGGATGCCTGGTAGGCACTTGCAGGGTGTCAACTGCAGGTGCAGGGCTaaatggagggaagagagggacaggACGGTGTAGGGGTGAGGTAGGGTCATGTGGAGGGATCCTGATTTTGTACTGCAGGCGGGGAAGCCCAGGCCTGGTCCTACACGCTTCTTGTCCCTGGAGTAACCCCAGACAACGGTCCTCGGCATCGGTCTCAGTGTGGTGTGGACACTGTAGAGATGGAGAGTATCTAATCTAGATGTCACCCGCGTCGAGTACGCCCGGGGCTCCGCCTATATCCCTCCCCTCCCGGCCAGGGCTGACAGGCGGAGGTGGAGAGGGTGGCCTCCACCGACAGAAACGAAATCATCGCGGGGCGGCGGCAATGAGATGGCCCAAGTTCCTGTCCGGGACTATCAGACAGAGGAAGAGGTGCGGGTAACTGCCCCAGGCCCTTGGGCCAGTTTTGCCAGTTCCCAGTCGCCAGCGTCTCAGGCCGAGGGGCCAAGCCAGAACGGGAAGGCTATGAGGCCGCACTTCTTAGGATTCTGGCCCACCACGGCGGGCAGGAGGTGGTTCCCGCGGCGCTGGGAGGCGCGGGGGACGCGGGGGGTGCCGAGGCGCCCCTAGCCGCCTGGGTGCCCTGGGACCCCGGCACCCCGAGCTGCCCGTGCGGGCGCGCTGCAGCCCATCCGACCCGGCCATGCCTTACCTCCCGCCGTGCAGCCCTGACAGCAACACCGTGGGTTGGCTCCGGCCCCGGAAGAGCCCTCCGGCGCGTGATCAAAGAACCCGGAGAGAAGGCGGGGCCTTAGCGCGACTCCAGCCTAGTGGCCAATCCGGAGACGGGTGGGCGGGCCGAACAGGGCCTGCAGCGTCCACGCCGCGACAGCAGGGGGCGGCCGAGCGCCGCGCAGCGGGAAGGTTGCGGGGCGGCGCGCTTTCCCGGCTGCACCCGGGCGGTGTCGGCGGGGAGCTGGCGCGCTGGGCCGTGTCCGCGCGGACGGGCGGGCCCCACGCCTGCAAAGCAGGCTGTCGTGAGGCTGAAATGATGGCGTGGGACCGGAGCCCGGCACATCCCGGGGCGGTAGGGCGCTCGCCTGGGTCACGGGCAGCTTGTTAAGTTTGAGTTCAAGCTGTTACGGTCTGATCATTACTCAGACCGGAGAAATCTGAGTATGACTTAAGTTTAGGTGGAAGAGGCGGCTCAGCGGTGAAGAGCGCGTACTGGGAACTCAGGTTCCCAGCCCCCGTGAGGTAGCTCGCAACCATTTCCAGAGGATCCGACACCCTCCTCTGACCCCCGCGGACTCCAGGCAAAACACACAtcaaaatacatctttttttttttttttttttttttttttaattgatgggattcaaaaatgttttgtgtttgtccGTGCCAGAGTCTCACGGTTTAACATCCCTCGCTGGCGACGTAGCTCAAGGAAAACCTGTACTTTTTGTGAGCCTCCTGGATGCTGGCTGCGCATGTGTCACCACGCTCAGGGAGGTATCACCCCCTGTCTCGAGTAGCCCAGActagtcttgaactcctgatcctcctgcctccagctcacCTCCTGAATGCTAGCCAAGCGTTCTACCAGGTGAGctagctctttctccctctcccaccaTTTCCCTTCTCGCCTCCTTTCCACCTACCAgatgctgggagtaaaggcaggACGTGCATTCAAGGCATATGGACTTACAGTTACCCTGAGCATgtgttatggtgtgtgtgtgtgtgtgtgtgtgtgtgtgtgtgtgtatgcagtcaTGCAGCAGACCTCTTCTCCCGCTCAGTGACAACTGGACGGCTCTGGACTGGTGGTGCTGGAGCAGGCTGAAGCCTCCTGGGTCGGTCAGGCGGTAAGCAGGACAAAGGACAGCCCTAGGGgccttgttcttgcagaggaacccCAGGGGGCAGGTACGAGGTGCCCAGGGAACTTAGGCCTACTGGCTACTTCCTGCCTGGCAAGGATGTTGTGTGTTACTTTGTCTGAGCCTAGATTTCCTCTGCCCCTTCTAGAGACAAGGGCAGGAGGGCAAACGGAGATACCACGGAGAAGCTCTTTCCTCGGACACTACCCCCTGACTGGGCAGGGtcaggcagagggagagaatcAAAGAAGCCCCGCAGTCCAGAGGTTCCAGGGACAGGCGCtctcaccttcagcaaagagacCGGACACCCTAGGCTTCAGTCAGCCCTCCAAGGATGTCGGAGCACGCACAGGATCTTAGAGGCTGGGCCCCTTAACACCCAACTTAAGTTCACCGTCCAGACTTTCACAATTGACCTCTTTCCTCCAGACTTCTACTCCCGCCTCCCGAGCGCTATGAGTAACAGCCATGCGCCACAATGCCCAGCTGTTATACATCCAGATGTCTAGGAAGGGTAGTTCCTGTGTGCAAAGAGCCAGGGTCTCAGGGCCTGGCCTCACTCCTAGGACAGAAACCCCGACAAGCTAGGCAGGGCAGGGGCGCAGCCCGAGGCCCTGAGCAACGTGGTGACCAGCCTTCTGTGAAGGAACGTGGTTGGCTACTGTGTCTCTTCGACAGCTCTGTGCTGGCAGCTGCTCCAAAGCTGCATTTATTTAATagctataattttaaattttatgtgtgcgtcttaattttcattgctgtgatgaaacaccacaaTCAAAAAGCAAACTGGGGAGGAAGGAGTTTAGTTGGCTTACTGTACTgtttatcaaaggaagtcaggataggaccTCAAACACGTGGGGCATGTGGACCACGCCACCAGGGGAACTGGCATAGAAGGAGAATGGGGTGGAGCGTGTCCAAACCCTGGAAATCTCAGCCTTGAGATCGGCAGTTCTGAGCCTGCATGCCCTGGCACACAGGGCCCCGACCCCCTACCTCTGCAAGTCTCAAGGTCACCAGGTAGCCTGGCAGCTGGAATTCCTTTCCGTGCAAACAGAGCGTCGGCCGCATCCCAGCTCCAACCAATGGCATGTGCTCGGGATCTCGTCCCCCTCCCTCAAGGCTCTATATACCCCTTACCCACTCAGAATAAACAAGCTATTTCATCGACTGTCCTCTGAGAGTGGCTGCGTCTGACGGTACCACCTGAAGAGCTGCTTCGAAGAGGGCTTTCTCCTGGCATTCACCGCTGGACGTGGGTGCGGCACTGCTCACCGGGCTCGGCTTTGTTCCTCCAGTACCCGGATGCCCGGAAGCGAGGAAGAGGACTGGGCTACTATGGCCCATAAGAGCTGTAACACTGAAAACTTCAGGGAAGGGCTTCTTCCCTCCGGACTGGAGAGCTGTAACGGAGAACTTTTGGAGAAAGGACTTCTCCCCTGGGCATTATCTTCCACCCCAGGATCCTGTGGACCCCAGCTGTTCGTGTTCTGCTTCCTCCTTTCCAGCCCAATGTGCAGCGGCACCTGGAAACCCCCGAGGAAGAAGCAGGATGAGGAACCACAAAACAGGGCAGAGGCCCGGAGGCAGGAGCCGAGGCAGAGGCcctggagggtgctgcttactggcttactcctcaCCGCTATtcagcagcctgctttcttatagaacccagaacaccagcccagggatggcactgctcacagtgggcggggcctcccccatcaatcactaattaagaaagtgccctgCACCATTGTAGGCAGCctgattttatggaggcattttctcaattgaggtttcctcctctcaaatgacattagcttgtgtcaagttggcacaaAACCAACCAGCCGTGTCACagtgtttttgtgtgtgccttGCCACTGAGGGGACATCCCAGTCCTGCTCCTTTTGCCTGCCTCCTTACTGGGGCTGCCATCTGAGGTCACTGTTGGGATTTGTGTGATCACACCCAAGGTCCTGGTCGCTCTGTGCCCTTTTGCACCATACTTGCCCGGCAAACCAGGAAACCAAGAAGGCTGAACTGTTCCCAGGTGACATAACTACATTTCACAACAAAGCTCAGCAAGCCGCAGGCCCTGGAAGGCA encodes the following:
- the Smim29 gene encoding small integral membrane protein 29 isoform X1, whose product is MSNTTVPNAPQANSDSMVMYVQKKKRVDRLRHHLLPMYSYDPAEELHEAEQELLSDVGDPKVVHGWQNSYQHKRMPLLDIKT
- the Hmga1 gene encoding high mobility group protein HMG-I/HMG-Y isoform X2 translates to MSESGSKSSQALASKQEKDGAEKRGRGRPRKQPPVSPGTALVGSQKEPSEVPTPKRPRGRPKGSKNKGAAKTRKVTTAPGRKPRGRPKKLEKEEEEGVSQESSEEEQ
- the Hmga1 gene encoding high mobility group protein HMG-I/HMG-Y isoform X1, encoding MAPPPGDTAGAGGPVPPAPGSLFLSSPEPGLRSSNWNSESGLFLVLARLQEGPVPQLPPERRKMSESGSKSSQALASKQEKDGAEKRGRGRPRKQPPVSPGTALVGSQKEPSEVPTPKRPRGRPKGSKNKGAAKTRKVTTAPGRKPRGRPKKLEKEEEEGVSQESSEEEQ
- the Smim29 gene encoding small integral membrane protein 29 isoform X2, with product MSNTTVPNAPQANSDSMVGYVLGPFFLITLVGVVVAVVMYVQKKKRVDRLRHHLLPMYSYDPAEELHEAEQELLSDVGDPKVVHGWQNSYQHKRMPLLDIKT
- the Smim29 gene encoding small integral membrane protein 29 isoform X3, with the translated sequence MPPRPTATRWWAMCWGPSSSSPWSGWWWLWVDRLRHHLLPMYSYDPAEELHEAEQELLSDVGDPKVVHGWQNSYQHKRMPLLDIKT